DNA sequence from the Sphingomonas taxi genome:
TCGGCGTCGCCTTCATGCACGAGAGTCACTTCCAGGAGGCACGCGATCCGCGGCTGGTGCGGCTCTTCGATATCGTCGTGGAGAGCCCGTACAGTTACTGGTTCGTCTGCCGCCCGCGCGCGCTCCACCAGCGTCCGGTCCGCATGTTCCACGACTGGCTGATCCAGACGCTGGGCGAGGTGTGAATCTCGTTCCTCCCCGGCATGGGGAGGTGGCAGCGCGTCAGCGCTGACGGAAGGGGGCTTCCACGAACGGCACGCCCGCGACGCGGTCCCCCTCCCCGTGCGGGGAGGGGGAGGCGGCTTATTCGGCGCGGGCCTTGACGATCTTGCCCGGCTCGCGCGGCGGCTCGCCCTTGGGGAGCGCGTCGATCAGCTCCATGCCGTCGGTGACCTCGCCCCAGACGGTATATTGGCTGTCGAGGAAGCGCGCATCGTCGAAGACGATGAAGAACTGGCTGTTCGCCGAATTGGGATCGCTGGTCCGCGCCATCGAGCAGACGCCGCGCACGTGCGGCTCCTTGCTGAATTCCTGCTTGAGGTTCGGCTTGTCCGATCCGCTGGTGCCGGTA
Encoded proteins:
- a CDS encoding peptidylprolyl isomerase, producing MADTYNTLTLTLADGDVTIKLRPDLAPNHVARIAELANEGFYDGVVFHRVIPGFMAQGGDPTGTGTSGSDKPNLKQEFSKEPHVRGVCSMARTSDPNSANSQFFIVFDDARFLDSQYTVWGEVTDGMELIDALPKGEPPREPGKIVKARAE